From Alcaligenes faecalis, the proteins below share one genomic window:
- a CDS encoding TRAP transporter large permease, whose product MIATFITDYFVPIMFLSLIVLLLTGFPVAFGLAATGLVFGVLGIALDLFPTNLFQVLPLRIFGIMQNETMLAIPFFTLMGIILERSGMAEDLLETMGQLFGAVRGGLAVSVVLVGALLAASTGVTSAVVISMGLISLPVMLRYGYKPEIATGVITASGALVQALPPSLVLIVMADQLGRSVGDMYAAALGPGLLLLVIYITFVIVLALFRPSWMPALPEQARSQVTATGASGRRSLGMLVLLCAFIGFTWAGLHNEVMAQVFSQPAQAPTDQVAITALVVASMSALLFATVNRVTGWGLLSQLAERFVFALIPPVILIFLVLGTIFLGIATPTEGGAMGAIGALILALIRKRLNWSLLNQALENTAKLAIFVMFILIGSTVFSFTFSAADGHLWVEHLFDAIPGGELGFVIAVSAIIFVLGMFLDFFEIAFIVVPLLAPVANSLGIDLIWFGIVIALVLQTSFLTPPFGFALLYLRSVAPRSDYVDSVSQQTIPRVRTQQIWKGSAYFVVLQLLVVGIVIAYPQLVTGGLHKTVSLSDEEILLQLNRPAPMLSPGAIQADDPLSNPFEVQATSDQDPMAALLQSMRTTP is encoded by the coding sequence ATGATTGCCACCTTTATCACGGACTACTTCGTCCCCATCATGTTCCTGAGCCTGATCGTGCTCTTGCTGACCGGCTTTCCTGTGGCCTTCGGGCTGGCCGCCACCGGCCTGGTGTTTGGCGTACTAGGCATTGCACTGGACCTGTTTCCGACCAATCTGTTCCAGGTTTTACCGCTGCGCATCTTTGGCATCATGCAAAACGAAACCATGCTGGCCATCCCCTTTTTCACGCTAATGGGCATCATCCTGGAACGGTCGGGCATGGCAGAAGACCTGCTTGAAACCATGGGCCAGCTCTTTGGTGCTGTCCGTGGTGGCCTGGCCGTTTCGGTTGTCCTGGTAGGGGCCCTTCTGGCCGCCTCCACCGGCGTCACATCGGCGGTAGTGATCTCCATGGGCCTGATCTCCTTGCCCGTCATGCTGCGCTACGGCTACAAACCGGAAATTGCTACGGGCGTCATCACCGCCTCAGGTGCTCTGGTACAGGCGTTGCCGCCGTCTCTGGTCCTGATTGTGATGGCCGATCAATTGGGCCGCTCAGTCGGAGACATGTACGCAGCAGCACTGGGCCCTGGTCTCTTGCTGCTGGTGATCTACATTACGTTCGTCATTGTTCTGGCCTTGTTCCGCCCCTCCTGGATGCCAGCACTGCCAGAACAGGCCAGAAGTCAGGTGACAGCCACTGGTGCAAGCGGACGACGGTCGCTGGGCATGTTGGTCCTGCTATGCGCCTTCATCGGGTTTACCTGGGCAGGCCTGCACAACGAAGTGATGGCCCAGGTCTTTTCCCAGCCGGCTCAGGCCCCCACGGATCAAGTGGCCATCACCGCCCTGGTTGTCGCCTCCATGAGTGCGCTGCTGTTTGCGACGGTAAATCGCGTGACAGGCTGGGGACTGCTCTCGCAGCTGGCTGAACGCTTTGTCTTTGCCCTGATCCCCCCAGTCATCCTGATCTTTCTGGTACTGGGCACCATCTTCCTGGGAATTGCCACCCCAACAGAGGGCGGGGCCATGGGTGCAATTGGCGCGCTGATACTGGCCTTGATACGCAAACGCCTGAACTGGTCCTTGCTCAATCAAGCTCTGGAAAATACCGCCAAGCTGGCCATTTTCGTGATGTTCATCCTGATCGGCTCCACCGTCTTCAGCTTCACATTCAGTGCCGCAGACGGCCACCTGTGGGTAGAGCACCTGTTTGATGCCATTCCCGGCGGCGAACTGGGTTTTGTCATTGCCGTCAGCGCCATCATCTTTGTGCTGGGCATGTTTCTGGACTTTTTTGAAATTGCATTCATTGTGGTGCCCTTACTGGCACCCGTCGCCAACAGCCTGGGCATTGATCTGATCTGGTTCGGTATCGTGATTGCTCTGGTCCTGCAAACCTCCTTTCTGACACCCCCGTTCGGTTTTGCCTTGTTGTATTTGCGCAGCGTGGCACCCCGGTCCGACTATGTGGATTCGGTTAGCCAGCAAACTATTCCAAGGGTTCGTACCCAGCAGATCTGGAAGGGCTCAGCCTACTTCGTCGTACTACAATTGCTGGTGGTAGGAATCGTCATCGCCTATCCGCAACTGGTAACGGGAGGCTTGCACAAGACAGTCAGCCTGAGCGATGAAGAAATCCTGCTCCAGCTGAACCGTCCCGCCCCCATGCTCAGCCCAGGAGCAATACAGGCAGACGACCCGCTAAGCAACCCGTTCGAGGTACAAGCGACGTCAGACCAGGACCCCATGGCGGCGCTCTTGCAATCCATGCGGACCACGCCCTGA
- a CDS encoding PDR/VanB family oxidoreductase, which produces MNTIAEPATPVQAATNPDGLLSLRIRQIRYEAQGINSYELSCPQGGELPAFEAGAHIDVHIQPGLIRQYSLCNPPHERHRYVIAVLRDANGRGGSRTLHDALQVQQQVTVSTPRNHFRLDPNARRSILLAGGIGITPIKAMAHFLESQGQPFELHYCTRSHDTAAFGSELLTWQEQGRLHLHLDNGNPAQGLNLQDLLANAAEGTHVYYCGPAGFMQACAQASSHWPVGSVHCEHFKAPEPAPNANTLPPGAFVAQIASTGQCIEVAPEQSLSDALTQAGVPIATSCVSGLCGTCRVNYLQGEVDHQDYILSPDEQSHCLTACVSRARSGVLVLDL; this is translated from the coding sequence ATGAACACCATTGCAGAACCCGCCACTCCCGTCCAGGCGGCTACCAACCCGGACGGGCTGCTGTCTCTGCGGATCCGGCAAATCCGCTACGAAGCACAAGGCATCAATTCTTATGAACTCAGCTGTCCTCAGGGTGGCGAGTTACCCGCCTTCGAGGCCGGTGCCCATATAGACGTACATATTCAACCCGGCCTGATCCGCCAATACTCGCTGTGCAACCCGCCTCATGAGCGTCATCGTTACGTCATTGCTGTCCTGCGCGATGCCAATGGACGAGGCGGTTCACGCACCTTGCACGACGCCTTGCAGGTCCAGCAGCAAGTCACCGTCAGCACGCCCCGAAATCATTTCCGACTGGACCCGAACGCACGCCGCTCCATCTTGCTGGCCGGGGGGATAGGCATCACCCCCATCAAGGCGATGGCCCACTTTCTGGAATCACAGGGCCAGCCCTTTGAATTGCACTACTGTACTCGCAGCCACGACACGGCCGCCTTTGGCTCCGAACTGCTCACATGGCAAGAGCAAGGCCGCCTGCATCTGCATCTGGACAACGGCAATCCCGCACAAGGTCTGAACCTGCAGGACTTGCTTGCCAATGCAGCTGAAGGCACCCACGTGTATTACTGCGGCCCGGCCGGCTTCATGCAAGCCTGTGCCCAAGCCAGCTCGCACTGGCCTGTCGGTTCCGTGCATTGCGAACACTTCAAGGCACCTGAACCTGCCCCTAATGCCAATACCCTGCCTCCCGGTGCCTTCGTGGCGCAAATTGCCAGTACCGGCCAGTGCATTGAGGTTGCTCCCGAGCAATCCCTGAGCGATGCCTTGACGCAAGCCGGTGTGCCTATTGCCACCTCCTGCGTATCGGGCCTGTGTGGCACATGCCGCGTCAACTACCTGCAAGGGGAGGTTGATCACCAGGACTACATCCTCAGTCCCGACGAGCAAAGCCATTGCCTGACCGCCTGCGTTTCACGCGCACGCTCGGGCGTACTGGTTCTGGACCTGTAA
- a CDS encoding TRAP transporter small permease subunit, with translation MTALKTMVGGIDHLNRCIGFIIKWLLLATTILSASNAITRKAFDLSSNGMLEAQWYLYAAVFLLGGGYAFLHNSHVRIDFVSTRLKARGRNLVDIAGIVVVLIPFCIFVINLSWGFFTAAWHSGEMSGNAGGLVRWPAYLLIPAGFSLLLLQGLAELVKRILFLTGKGPDCIAEDNAQDTPIHVPAQALSTAQEGAR, from the coding sequence ATGACTGCATTGAAAACCATGGTGGGGGGAATAGACCACCTGAACCGCTGTATCGGATTCATCATCAAATGGCTATTGCTGGCCACCACCATTCTGAGCGCCAGCAACGCCATCACTCGCAAGGCCTTTGACCTGAGCTCCAACGGCATGCTGGAAGCTCAGTGGTACCTGTATGCGGCTGTCTTTCTCTTGGGAGGAGGCTACGCATTTCTGCATAACAGCCATGTTCGTATCGACTTTGTTTCCACCCGCCTGAAGGCGCGGGGACGCAACCTGGTCGACATCGCCGGGATTGTTGTCGTCCTGATCCCGTTCTGTATTTTTGTCATCAACCTGAGCTGGGGATTTTTCACCGCCGCCTGGCATTCGGGTGAAATGTCCGGCAATGCCGGCGGGCTGGTGCGCTGGCCCGCCTATCTGCTGATTCCTGCCGGCTTTAGCCTGCTGTTGCTCCAGGGCTTGGCCGAGCTAGTCAAACGTATCCTGTTCCTGACAGGCAAAGGGCCGGACTGCATTGCTGAAGATAATGCCCAGGACACGCCTATTCATGTGCCCGCCCAAGCGCTATCGACCGCACAGGAGGGCGCACGATGA
- a CDS encoding CaiB/BaiF CoA transferase family protein produces the protein MNQNDSHTGSLAGVRILDMATVLAAPSGATLCADHGAQVVKLELPNGSDALRHMQPVKDGQPLWWKVANRGKKGITLDVRKPRGREIFLELIAGFDVLVENFRTGSLDRWGLDIETLHRINPRLIVVRLTGFGQTGPYRQRAGFARVFEAMSGFTNLTGMPDGPPLHGNFPFGDSIAGVFCAFAIAAEIARLRADPQARGVEVDLAATEALFRLFDPLAVEHEQLGQVRHAVGNRTTYTAPSNMYCSQDGVYFTVVASSQAVYERLCQALGHPEWIEDPRFDTLPHRVQHMQALDSELERRFTGLSFDRVSALLDQFQVPFSKVYDIEDIKADAHFQSRQMIIRLADPEYGSLPAPCVVPRVVGRAMPVPHTGPAVGEHNAEIYASLGLDTGALAELRAQGVI, from the coding sequence ATGAACCAAAATGACTCCCATACCGGCTCGCTTGCTGGGGTGCGTATTCTTGATATGGCCACAGTTCTTGCGGCTCCCAGCGGGGCGACACTGTGTGCGGATCATGGGGCGCAGGTGGTCAAGCTGGAGCTTCCCAATGGCAGTGATGCCTTGCGTCACATGCAGCCGGTCAAGGATGGGCAGCCCTTGTGGTGGAAGGTGGCCAATCGCGGCAAGAAGGGCATCACCCTGGATGTACGCAAGCCACGCGGCAGGGAAATTTTCCTGGAGCTGATTGCGGGTTTTGATGTGCTGGTCGAGAACTTTCGTACCGGCAGCCTGGATCGCTGGGGTTTGGATATCGAGACTTTGCATCGCATCAATCCACGTCTGATCGTGGTGCGTCTGACGGGCTTTGGGCAGACGGGGCCTTATCGCCAGCGGGCCGGCTTTGCGCGGGTATTTGAAGCGATGAGCGGCTTTACCAATTTGACGGGTATGCCCGATGGCCCGCCGTTGCATGGCAATTTCCCCTTTGGGGATTCGATCGCTGGTGTGTTCTGTGCCTTTGCCATTGCTGCGGAAATTGCGCGCTTGCGCGCCGATCCGCAAGCCAGGGGTGTGGAGGTGGATCTGGCCGCTACAGAGGCCCTTTTCCGTCTGTTTGACCCTTTGGCGGTCGAGCATGAACAGTTGGGCCAGGTCCGGCATGCCGTGGGCAACCGTACGACCTATACGGCTCCGTCCAATATGTACTGCAGCCAGGACGGGGTGTATTTCACTGTGGTCGCTTCATCGCAGGCGGTGTATGAGCGGCTTTGTCAGGCGCTCGGGCACCCCGAATGGATAGAGGACCCGCGCTTTGATACTTTGCCTCATCGTGTCCAGCATATGCAGGCGCTCGATAGCGAGTTGGAACGCCGCTTCACCGGGCTGAGTTTTGACCGGGTCAGTGCCCTGCTGGACCAGTTCCAGGTGCCGTTCAGCAAGGTTTACGATATTGAGGACATCAAGGCTGATGCGCATTTTCAGTCGCGGCAGATGATCATTCGTTTGGCCGATCCGGAGTACGGCAGCCTGCCCGCGCCTTGTGTTGTGCCCAGAGTGGTAGGCCGTGCGATGCCCGTGCCTCACACCGGGCCAGCGGTGGGGGAACATAACGCCGAGATTTATGCCTCCTTGGGCTTGGATACCGGGGCCTTGGCCGAACTGCGTGCACAAGGCGTCATTTAA
- a CDS encoding GntR family transcriptional regulator gives MHAKLSGKLQARPHYVDEVYRILLDAISDGSLAPGSRITQEDIAEQLKVSRSPVLQAIQLLKKDGLLQDAEGRGVMVAPLDLEHIGHLYQVRGALEALATKLAARQSAVLDPDLIRLGRKVARGHDVRAMIEADEAFHKAIYEASGNPMIAESAQVHWVHLRRVMGAVLQSAEQRLSIWDEHEELAAAIASGDEAGALAICERHMHNASDKLLTRLQEILEQPV, from the coding sequence ATGCATGCCAAGCTTTCCGGTAAGTTGCAGGCCCGTCCACACTATGTAGACGAGGTCTACCGCATCCTGCTCGATGCCATCAGCGACGGCTCCCTGGCCCCCGGCTCGCGAATCACTCAGGAAGACATTGCCGAGCAGCTCAAAGTGTCACGTTCGCCCGTGCTGCAAGCCATCCAGCTCCTGAAAAAAGATGGATTGCTGCAAGACGCCGAAGGGCGGGGCGTCATGGTGGCCCCGCTGGATCTGGAACATATCGGGCATCTGTACCAGGTGCGGGGTGCCTTGGAAGCGTTGGCAACCAAGCTGGCGGCACGTCAAAGTGCCGTACTGGACCCGGACCTGATCCGTCTGGGCCGCAAGGTTGCTCGTGGTCATGACGTACGCGCCATGATCGAAGCCGACGAAGCCTTTCACAAAGCAATTTACGAAGCGTCGGGCAACCCCATGATCGCCGAGAGTGCACAGGTTCATTGGGTACACCTGCGGCGTGTCATGGGGGCGGTACTGCAATCGGCAGAACAGCGTCTGTCCATCTGGGACGAACATGAAGAACTGGCTGCGGCCATTGCGTCGGGCGACGAAGCGGGCGCCCTTGCCATCTGCGAACGGCATATGCACAACGCCAGCGACAAGCTGCTGACCCGCCTGCAGGAGATATTGGAACAACCGGTCTGA
- a CDS encoding CaiB/BaiF CoA transferase family protein, which yields MNQVLAGVRVLEMEAIGPVPWAGMILADLGATVVRIARPEPADMGIVRDPRFEVTTRGKQRETVDLKSAAGRARVLELAAEADVLIEGMRPGVMERLGLGPQDCWQHNPALVYGRITGWGQSGPLASTVGHDINYLALSGVLHAIGPADGAPAVPLNLIGDFGAGGMLLLVGVLAALMQARSTGKGQLVDAAMVDGALLMLAPILGRWQAGQWQDQRASNLLDGGAPFYSTYQTADHKAVAVGAIEPRFYKALLDGLGLDSDSLPQQHDQSAWPVMKERFAEIFGRYPRAHWEAVFAGTEACVTPVLSLAETVTHPHFVERGSFVRSDGVVQPAAAPRFSC from the coding sequence ATGAATCAGGTGCTGGCAGGGGTACGGGTTCTGGAGATGGAGGCTATTGGGCCGGTGCCTTGGGCAGGGATGATTCTGGCGGACCTGGGGGCTACCGTGGTTCGTATTGCCAGGCCAGAACCAGCTGATATGGGGATCGTGCGTGATCCTCGTTTTGAAGTCACGACACGAGGCAAACAGCGGGAAACAGTGGATTTGAAGTCTGCTGCCGGACGCGCCAGGGTGCTGGAACTGGCCGCAGAGGCCGATGTGTTGATAGAGGGAATGCGCCCCGGAGTGATGGAACGTCTTGGACTGGGTCCGCAGGATTGCTGGCAACACAATCCGGCACTGGTGTATGGCCGGATTACGGGCTGGGGCCAGTCCGGGCCTTTGGCCAGCACGGTGGGCCATGACATCAACTATCTGGCCTTGAGTGGTGTGTTGCATGCTATCGGCCCGGCAGACGGTGCGCCGGCGGTACCCTTGAACCTGATCGGGGATTTTGGTGCGGGCGGCATGTTGCTGCTGGTCGGCGTTCTGGCCGCTTTAATGCAGGCTCGTAGTACCGGCAAAGGGCAGCTTGTGGATGCCGCCATGGTGGATGGGGCCTTGTTGATGTTAGCCCCGATTTTGGGTCGTTGGCAGGCAGGGCAATGGCAGGATCAGCGTGCCAGCAATCTGCTTGATGGAGGAGCACCCTTCTATTCGACTTACCAGACGGCTGATCATAAAGCAGTGGCGGTGGGTGCGATTGAGCCGCGTTTTTACAAGGCCTTGCTTGACGGTCTTGGTCTGGATTCGGACAGCCTTCCCCAGCAACATGATCAGAGCGCCTGGCCCGTAATGAAAGAACGATTTGCCGAGATTTTCGGGCGATATCCCAGGGCTCATTGGGAAGCGGTGTTTGCCGGGACAGAAGCGTGCGTGACACCGGTACTTTCCTTGGCGGAAACCGTGACACATCCTCACTTTGTCGAGCGTGGCAGTTTTGTACGTTCGGATGGGGTGGTCCAGCCGGCTGCGGCTCCCCGGTTTTCCTGCTGA
- a CDS encoding YhdH/YhfP family quinone oxidoreductase has translation MHGKDFQALVTRQNGETVSNALEWRSPVSLSPGEVRIRTAYAGVNYKDCLAIQGLARIIRDFPRVGGIEAVGQIIESANSSFAVGDPVMAHGFDMGISQDGGFAQQLHVSGDHVQKIPSGLSLREAAVLGVPGFTVGLALDRFEAQGLTPQSGPVAVSGANGAVGMLTIALLAQAGYEVVALTRRTELAPALQQLGASEVLDTAITQSNRPLETARFAAAIDNVGGAVLSWLLRSMSDSGQIASVGNAAGNTFEGSVLPFFVRRVQIFGVLANAPWEQRYRVWNRLATEWRPDFALLEPYVHVVELADVPDLVQRQLEGAAHGRSLVAYGDVL, from the coding sequence ATGCATGGCAAGGACTTTCAGGCCTTAGTAACGCGACAGAACGGCGAGACGGTCAGTAACGCCTTGGAGTGGCGCTCTCCAGTCAGCCTGTCGCCAGGAGAGGTCCGGATACGCACGGCCTATGCCGGTGTGAATTACAAGGATTGTCTGGCTATTCAAGGGCTGGCACGCATCATTCGGGACTTCCCGCGTGTGGGTGGCATAGAGGCGGTTGGCCAGATTATTGAGTCGGCCAATTCCTCCTTTGCCGTGGGCGATCCGGTTATGGCCCATGGATTTGATATGGGCATTTCCCAGGACGGCGGCTTTGCACAGCAATTGCATGTGTCGGGTGACCATGTGCAGAAAATCCCGTCAGGGCTGTCCTTGCGGGAAGCGGCTGTTTTGGGCGTACCGGGGTTTACGGTGGGTTTGGCCCTGGACAGGTTCGAGGCTCAGGGGTTGACGCCACAATCGGGCCCTGTGGCGGTATCAGGGGCGAATGGCGCGGTAGGCATGTTGACCATTGCTCTATTGGCGCAGGCGGGCTACGAGGTCGTGGCTTTGACACGGCGTACTGAGTTGGCCCCCGCTTTGCAGCAACTGGGTGCCAGCGAGGTGCTGGATACCGCGATCACACAGTCCAATCGTCCTTTGGAGACCGCCCGGTTTGCGGCGGCCATCGACAATGTGGGTGGGGCGGTGCTGTCCTGGCTGCTTCGGTCGATGAGCGACTCTGGTCAGATTGCCTCGGTGGGTAATGCGGCAGGCAATACGTTTGAAGGCAGTGTGTTGCCTTTCTTCGTGCGGCGTGTGCAGATCTTTGGGGTGCTGGCCAATGCGCCGTGGGAGCAACGCTACCGTGTCTGGAATCGATTGGCGACAGAATGGCGTCCCGACTTTGCCCTATTGGAACCGTATGTGCATGTCGTCGAATTGGCGGATGTCCCTGATCTGGTGCAACGCCAATTGGAGGGTGCCGCACATGGTCGCAGTCTGGTCGCCTACGGAGACGTCCTATGA